TTTCGAGGTTTTTAGGAAAGAATGATTTTGAAAAACGAGTTTACTTAAATACAATAGGACCGTTCTGGCACGCGAATGAAGTATGGCTTGTTTGTGCTGGTGGAGCCATGTTTGCGGCATTTCCGCACTGGTATGCAACTTTATTTAGTGGTTTTTATATTCCATTTGTATTTATGCTTCTTGCTTTAATTTTAAGAGGTGTTTCCTTTAAATTTCGTGCGAAAATAGATAATCATAAATGGAAGAGTGCATGGGATTGGGGGATGTTTATTGGAAGTATGTTACCTCCTATCCTTTGGGGAGTTGCGATTGCAAACTTTATGGTAGGTGTACCTATTGATGAGAGTAAAAATGTTGTAGGTGGATTCTTGCAATTACTTCATCCATTTGCGTTACTTGGAGGAGTAATGTTTCTCCTACTATGTATTGTTCACGGATTACAATTTCTTACGATACGTACAACTGGTAAATTGAGAGAACGTGCACGAATTGCTGCAATAAAAATTGCACCATTTTCATTACTTACACTTCTTGTTTTTGCTGGTGTGGGGTTATGGAAAACCGACATTTTCACTGCTCATGGAACAGAATGGATTATGGTACCAATCGGAGCTTTTGTAGCACTATTAGTGTCCACTTTATTAAATAAAAGAAGAAGAGATGGTTGGGCTTTCTTTATGACGAGTTTAACGATCATTTTACTAAGTGCGAGTGTATTTATCGGTATGTTCCCACGTGTTATGATTAGC
This DNA window, taken from Bacillus cereus ATCC 14579, encodes the following:
- the cydB gene encoding cytochrome d ubiquinol oxidase subunit II, giving the protein MLSLNELWFLVIAILFVGFFVLEGFDFGVGMVSRFLGKNDFEKRVYLNTIGPFWHANEVWLVCAGGAMFAAFPHWYATLFSGFYIPFVFMLLALILRGVSFKFRAKIDNHKWKSAWDWGMFIGSMLPPILWGVAIANFMVGVPIDESKNVVGGFLQLLHPFALLGGVMFLLLCIVHGLQFLTIRTTGKLRERARIAAIKIAPFSLLTLLVFAGVGLWKTDIFTAHGTEWIMVPIGAFVALLVSTLLNKRRRDGWAFFMTSLTIILLSASVFIGMFPRVMISSLGAMNDLTIYNAASGAYALKLMTYFAIAILPFVIGSQIWSYYVFRQPVKSDNDLEY